A portion of the Bacillus sp. es.034 genome contains these proteins:
- the opp3C gene encoding oligopeptide ABC transporter permease, giving the protein MEANKKKLEQLSPDLFQPQQASGDEAEKISRPSLNFWQDSWIRLRKNKGALAGIIITVIIVFFAIFGPMMNDYKFSDQNIRHAKLPPKIEALSGVSWLPFDGKDADGFDVYEARQVKENYWFGTDDLGRDLWTRTWSGTRISLYIGILAAIIDFLIGISYGGISAYYGGKVDDVMQRIIEILVGIPNLIVVILFILIFEPGIFSITMAMVITGWTGMARIVRGQVLQLKNQEFVLASRTLGATSNRLIFKHLLPNVMGPVIITTMFTVPAAIYTEAFLSFIGLGIAPPKASLGSLVNDGYKSIQSFPHMMLVPSAVISLVILSFNLMADGLRDALDPKMRK; this is encoded by the coding sequence ATGGAAGCAAACAAAAAGAAACTAGAACAACTTAGTCCAGACCTCTTCCAACCCCAACAGGCAAGTGGAGATGAGGCAGAGAAAATTTCACGTCCAAGCCTGAATTTTTGGCAGGACTCATGGATTCGTTTGCGCAAGAATAAGGGTGCACTTGCCGGGATTATTATCACTGTCATCATCGTGTTCTTTGCCATTTTCGGGCCAATGATGAATGACTACAAATTTAGTGATCAAAATATCCGCCATGCAAAACTGCCACCAAAAATTGAAGCGCTTTCAGGAGTTAGTTGGCTACCATTTGACGGGAAGGATGCAGATGGTTTTGATGTGTATGAGGCAAGACAGGTCAAGGAAAATTACTGGTTTGGTACAGATGATTTAGGGCGAGATCTTTGGACCCGAACTTGGAGTGGTACACGTATTTCACTCTATATCGGTATACTTGCCGCGATTATTGATTTCTTAATAGGAATTTCATATGGTGGTATTTCTGCATACTATGGTGGAAAAGTTGACGATGTTATGCAGCGAATCATCGAAATTTTGGTAGGAATTCCAAATCTGATTGTTGTCATCCTCTTTATCTTGATATTTGAACCAGGAATATTCTCCATCACGATGGCTATGGTCATAACAGGTTGGACCGGAATGGCCCGTATCGTTCGTGGTCAGGTGTTGCAGTTAAAGAACCAAGAATTTGTTCTGGCTTCTAGAACACTGGGGGCAACTAGCAACCGATTAATCTTTAAACACTTACTTCCTAACGTAATGGGTCCTGTAATCATCACTACTATGTTCACAGTTCCTGCTGCAATTTATACTGAAGCATTCTTAAGTTTTATCGGATTAGGTATTGCTCCTCCTAAAGCATCTCTTGGATCATTAGTGAATGATGGATATAAATCTATTCAATCATTCCCACACATGATGTTAGTACCATCAGCTGTCATTTCATTAGTCATCTTAAGCTTTAACCTAATGGCTGATGGCTTGCGTGATGCACTAGATCCGAAAATGCGAAAGTAA
- the opp3b gene encoding oligopeptide ABC transporter permease, translating into MVRYTIQRIVYMIITLLIIATATFFLMKLLPGSPLQNTERLSPEQQQIILDKYGLNDPLPEQYINYMVGLAKGDLGLSFQYDNRPVTQILGDRIGPSSLLGFQAMVLGTFLGLLVGIIAAIRHNTWLDYGSTFLAVLGISIPSFVFAGLLQYYVGVKLEWLPVALWGEYKHTILPTLALTVGVVATIARFMRTEMLEILNSDYILLATAKGISKTGTIVKHAVRNAMIPIVTILGPMTVAVMTGSLVVERIFAVPGLGEQFVLSINTNDYTVIMGITLFFSALFIGVIFLVDILYGIIDPRIRLAGGKK; encoded by the coding sequence ATGGTCAGATATACAATTCAACGTATCGTCTATATGATCATCACTTTGCTTATCATTGCAACCGCCACTTTCTTTCTGATGAAGCTCCTGCCTGGATCTCCACTGCAAAATACAGAAAGGCTGTCTCCGGAACAACAACAAATCATCCTGGATAAATACGGTCTCAACGACCCGCTGCCAGAGCAATATATCAACTACATGGTTGGACTGGCTAAAGGGGATTTGGGGTTGTCCTTCCAATATGATAATCGTCCAGTTACTCAAATACTTGGAGATCGTATTGGTCCTTCCTCACTTCTAGGATTTCAAGCAATGGTATTAGGAACGTTTTTAGGACTCTTGGTTGGAATAATAGCAGCGATTAGACATAATACATGGTTAGATTATGGTTCAACCTTCCTTGCTGTACTGGGTATTTCTATTCCATCCTTCGTTTTTGCCGGATTACTTCAATACTATGTTGGGGTTAAGCTTGAGTGGTTACCTGTGGCTCTATGGGGAGAATATAAGCATACGATTCTGCCTACATTAGCTCTTACAGTTGGAGTCGTAGCTACTATTGCACGTTTTATGAGAACAGAAATGTTAGAGATACTAAACTCTGATTATATTTTACTTGCAACTGCCAAAGGTATTTCTAAAACGGGAACAATTGTAAAGCACGCTGTAAGAAATGCCATGATACCAATTGTTACAATTCTTGGTCCAATGACAGTCGCTGTTATGACAGGATCCCTTGTTGTAGAAAGAATTTTTGCAGTACCGGGATTAGGGGAGCAATTCGTACTATCCATCAACACAAATGATTACACCGTCATTATGGGGATTACCCTCTTCTTCAGTGCTTTATTCATTGGTGTTATCTTCTTGGTAGACATCCTGTACGGAATCATTGATCCACGTATTCGCTTAGCTGGAGGGAAGAAATAA
- a CDS encoding peptide ABC transporter substrate-binding protein, with product MKKKFSFLLVLLLALSTFLAACGGDKKTEGNEEGSGAGGSDEKKEQVLNLLESSEIPSMDSTLATDSVSFKVMNNVFEGLYRLGENDAPELGMAAEEPQVSEDGKTYTFKIRDAKWSNGDPVTANDFVYAWQKALNPDTGAEYAYIMYDIKNAAKVNAGEVPVEELGVKATDDKTLEVQLETAVPYFKALLSFATFYPQNQKFVESQGDKYGLEADTVVYNGPFTLSEWKHEQSFKLSHNDNYWDADTVKLKEVNFNIVKDTATGVNLYETNKADVAGLSAEFVDKYKSDENFKTKADTSVYFLRLNEGNEVLKNVNARKAIDSAYDKQGMVDVLLNNGSVPAYYLVPKDFVTGPDGTDYREAVGDFGGFDAKKAADYWAKAKEELGKDSIELELLNYDSDSSKKIGEFLKEQLEQNLEGLTVKIKAQPFKQKLELESKGQYDFSFAGWGPDYPDPMTFVDMFVTDGAHNQMGYSNAEYDKLIEQAKGELLDDEEARWQAMVDAEKILFEDQAISPMYQRGSAFLERPYVKGLLRHSFGADASYKWASIE from the coding sequence ATGAAGAAAAAGTTTTCATTCTTGCTGGTTCTTCTTCTGGCTCTAAGTACTTTCTTGGCTGCATGTGGCGGCGACAAGAAGACTGAAGGCAACGAAGAAGGATCAGGTGCAGGCGGTTCTGACGAAAAGAAAGAACAGGTACTTAATTTACTTGAGAGTTCTGAGATCCCATCAATGGACTCCACTCTGGCAACTGACTCTGTATCATTCAAAGTAATGAACAACGTATTTGAAGGTCTTTACCGTTTAGGTGAAAATGATGCACCTGAACTAGGTATGGCTGCAGAAGAACCACAAGTGAGTGAAGATGGTAAAACTTATACGTTCAAGATTCGTGATGCGAAATGGTCTAATGGAGATCCCGTTACGGCTAACGACTTCGTTTATGCTTGGCAAAAAGCTTTAAACCCTGATACTGGTGCAGAGTATGCGTACATCATGTACGATATCAAAAACGCTGCTAAAGTAAATGCTGGTGAAGTTCCAGTTGAAGAATTAGGTGTTAAAGCTACTGATGACAAAACGTTAGAAGTTCAGCTTGAAACGGCTGTACCATATTTCAAAGCTCTACTTTCTTTCGCAACATTCTATCCTCAAAACCAAAAATTCGTTGAGTCTCAAGGCGACAAATACGGTCTTGAAGCTGACACTGTAGTATATAACGGTCCATTCACTCTTTCTGAGTGGAAGCATGAGCAAAGCTTTAAATTATCTCATAACGACAACTACTGGGATGCTGACACTGTTAAGTTAAAAGAAGTTAACTTTAACATCGTTAAAGATACGGCTACCGGAGTTAACCTTTATGAAACAAACAAAGCGGATGTCGCTGGTCTTTCAGCTGAATTCGTAGACAAATATAAGTCTGACGAAAACTTCAAAACGAAAGCTGACACTTCTGTATACTTCTTACGCCTAAATGAAGGTAACGAAGTATTGAAAAACGTTAATGCACGTAAAGCAATCGACTCAGCATACGACAAGCAAGGAATGGTTGATGTTCTTCTGAACAACGGATCAGTTCCTGCATATTACTTAGTACCAAAAGATTTCGTTACTGGTCCTGATGGAACAGATTACCGTGAAGCTGTAGGTGATTTTGGTGGATTTGACGCTAAGAAAGCTGCAGATTACTGGGCTAAGGCAAAAGAAGAGTTAGGTAAAGATTCTATTGAATTAGAACTATTAAACTATGACTCTGACAGCTCTAAGAAAATCGGTGAATTCCTGAAAGAACAACTTGAGCAAAACCTTGAAGGATTAACGGTTAAGATCAAAGCTCAACCATTCAAGCAAAAGCTTGAATTAGAGTCTAAAGGTCAATATGACTTCTCATTCGCTGGTTGGGGTCCTGACTATCCAGATCCGATGACTTTCGTTGACATGTTCGTGACTGACGGTGCTCATAACCAAATGGGTTACTCAAATGCTGAATATGACAAGTTAATCGAACAAGCTAAAGGTGAACTTCTGGATGATGAGGAAGCTCGCTGGCAAGCAATGGTTGACGCTGAGAAGATCCTTTTTGAAGATCAAGCGATCAGCCCTATGTACCAACGTGGATCTGCTTTCTTAGAGCGTCCATATGTTAAAGGTCTGTTACGTCACTCATTTGGTGCAGATGCATCATACAAATGGGCTTCAATTGAGTAG
- a CDS encoding DUF3899 domain-containing protein — protein MKRMKLFNILTLLIFIIAVVVASLQEKDLLLSIIDSLFIIGIAYISIGALLYIFGKGFFNGIVYALKRFRNSTKQGKYISQFDDLDEMNEAHEEYGVQRSYSITKSFLLTGGLTLVLSIIMTYFLYT, from the coding sequence ATGAAACGAATGAAATTGTTCAACATACTTACCTTGCTTATTTTCATCATTGCCGTGGTAGTGGCTTCCCTGCAGGAAAAAGATCTGCTTCTTTCTATTATAGACAGCTTGTTTATAATCGGGATTGCCTATATCAGTATCGGCGCCCTCCTTTATATTTTTGGAAAAGGCTTTTTCAACGGGATCGTTTATGCTCTTAAAAGGTTTCGTAACAGCACGAAACAGGGAAAGTATATTTCCCAGTTCGATGACCTGGATGAGATGAATGAAGCTCACGAAGAATATGGAGTGCAACGTTCCTACTCCATTACGAAATCCTTTTTACTGACCGGAGGACTGACACTCGTCCTTTCGATTATCATGACCTACTTTCTGTACACTTGA
- the trpS gene encoding tryptophan--tRNA ligase: MKTIFSGIQPSGTITLGNYIGAMKQFTELQEEYNCYFCVVDQHAITVAQDKMELRKNIRSLAALYIACGIDPEKSTLFIQSEVPAHAQAGWILQCVTYIGELERMTQFKDKSHGKEAVSAGLLTYPPLMAADILLYGTDLVPVGEDQKQHLELTRNLAERFNNKYNDIFTVPEVRIPKVGARVMSLQDPLKKMSKSDTNQKAFITLLDDPKQIEKKIKSAVTDSDGIVKYDKENKPGVSNLLSIYSILEGTSIEEIEMKYEGKGYGDFKSDLAQVVISAIKPVQERYYELIDSEELDDILDRGAEKANFAANKMLKKMEKAMGLGRKERKRK; the protein is encoded by the coding sequence ATGAAGACAATATTCAGTGGCATTCAGCCGAGCGGGACGATCACCCTCGGCAATTACATCGGGGCGATGAAGCAATTCACCGAGCTCCAGGAAGAGTACAATTGTTATTTCTGTGTGGTAGATCAGCACGCGATCACGGTGGCACAGGATAAAATGGAGCTGCGTAAAAATATCCGCAGCCTCGCAGCCCTGTATATCGCCTGTGGCATCGATCCGGAGAAATCTACATTATTCATTCAATCGGAAGTTCCTGCACATGCACAGGCAGGATGGATCTTGCAGTGTGTCACCTATATCGGGGAGCTTGAAAGAATGACGCAATTCAAAGATAAATCTCATGGTAAGGAAGCCGTTTCAGCAGGATTATTGACATATCCACCTTTGATGGCGGCTGATATCCTGTTGTATGGAACAGATCTTGTTCCCGTCGGGGAGGATCAGAAGCAGCATTTGGAACTGACACGGAACCTGGCAGAACGGTTCAACAATAAATACAATGATATCTTCACTGTACCCGAAGTAAGAATTCCTAAAGTCGGTGCACGGGTGATGTCCCTTCAGGATCCGTTGAAGAAGATGAGTAAATCCGATACGAATCAGAAAGCGTTCATTACACTCCTTGACGATCCAAAACAGATCGAGAAGAAAATCAAGAGTGCCGTCACCGATTCGGATGGTATCGTGAAATACGATAAAGAAAACAAGCCCGGGGTGTCGAACCTCCTTTCGATCTATTCGATCCTTGAAGGTACTTCTATAGAAGAAATTGAAATGAAATATGAAGGAAAAGGATACGGAGACTTCAAAAGTGACTTAGCACAGGTGGTCATAAGCGCCATCAAGCCAGTACAGGAACGCTACTATGAATTGATCGATTCAGAAGAATTGGATGATATCCTTGATCGCGGTGCAGAAAAGGCAAACTTCGCAGCAAACAAAATGCTGAAGAAGATGGAAAAAGCCATGGGATTGGGACGAAAAGAGAGAAAACGAAAATAA
- a CDS encoding YjbA family protein has product MLYLHDVWVNWFEGEENGYNVCHFHEWRKEDVIELLDQVPLIKVDTTLFHYIENDLSELPQQLLHHVYQKAYLRKNHERIQLDYCFIVTDGTGILAVDTIGYTVPIRKSRLIPRQEQLVYEMVESHETVQYSIEPDGKREDAYHILSPNPYMMSGLTRKERQLKQLLFMALDQLHSSNNTAEIRYWYTEWAPERYRTIQEMDFEDIWQMLYEETQYGWSDKHLTLCENLIKGQPFFEKLWEVENRPKVN; this is encoded by the coding sequence ATGTTATATCTTCATGATGTATGGGTAAATTGGTTCGAAGGCGAAGAAAATGGCTACAATGTCTGCCATTTTCATGAGTGGAGAAAAGAGGACGTTATTGAATTACTGGATCAGGTTCCTCTGATTAAAGTAGACACGACACTGTTTCATTACATCGAGAACGATCTATCAGAGTTACCTCAACAACTGCTCCATCATGTTTATCAAAAAGCATACCTGCGAAAAAACCACGAACGGATCCAATTGGATTATTGTTTCATTGTGACAGATGGTACCGGGATATTAGCAGTGGATACGATCGGGTACACGGTCCCCATCAGAAAAAGCAGGCTCATACCAAGACAGGAACAACTGGTGTATGAAATGGTCGAAAGTCATGAAACGGTACAGTATTCCATCGAGCCGGATGGTAAAAGGGAAGATGCGTATCACATTCTTTCCCCGAATCCTTATATGATGAGTGGCCTGACGAGGAAGGAAAGACAATTGAAGCAGCTGTTATTCATGGCCCTTGATCAACTTCACAGTTCAAACAACACGGCGGAAATCCGCTATTGGTACACGGAATGGGCACCAGAGCGCTACCGAACCATACAGGAAATGGATTTCGAAGACATATGGCAGATGCTATATGAGGAAACCCAGTACGGCTGGTCGGACAAGCATCTCACTCTTTGTGAGAATTTGATAAAGGGACAACCATTTTTCGAGAAACTATGGGAAGTGGAGAATCGTCCAAAGGTAAATTAA
- a CDS encoding DUF2268 domain-containing putative Zn-dependent protease (predicted Zn-dependent protease with a strongly conserved HExxH motif), translating into MAVVPTDDWLAEWIDNPLDFLKKTKNGKDDQQSFYQYLTKHGMYRSARLAGDIYEKMKEKKLWERFALFEKKYKRKWNGPSVPIYLFPVQEKRGMFQSSMKKSGVCFKDEIFFFVTDQEDPKEYEALFVHEYHHCVRMKRLSKKEDHYTLLDSIIFEGLAENAVKEYCGEKYVAPWTKAYDEQELSRYYEKWIEPNLEVKRSSPLHDQLLLGQKSFPKMLGYSSGYRLVEHFLKKQDSSTLSLIGEPSSVFLP; encoded by the coding sequence GTGGCAGTTGTACCTACAGATGATTGGTTGGCAGAGTGGATCGATAATCCCTTGGATTTTCTCAAGAAAACGAAAAATGGAAAGGACGATCAGCAATCGTTTTATCAATACCTTACGAAGCACGGAATGTATCGTTCTGCGCGTCTCGCAGGAGATATTTACGAAAAAATGAAAGAAAAGAAACTTTGGGAACGATTTGCTCTCTTTGAAAAAAAATATAAACGGAAGTGGAATGGACCGAGCGTCCCGATCTATCTATTCCCCGTACAGGAAAAGAGGGGGATGTTCCAATCATCCATGAAAAAATCAGGGGTGTGCTTCAAAGATGAAATCTTCTTTTTCGTTACGGACCAGGAAGATCCAAAAGAATATGAAGCGTTATTTGTGCATGAATATCATCACTGTGTCCGAATGAAGCGGTTAAGCAAAAAGGAGGACCACTACACGCTCCTTGACTCCATCATCTTTGAAGGGCTGGCAGAAAATGCTGTAAAGGAATACTGTGGGGAAAAGTATGTAGCTCCCTGGACAAAAGCCTACGACGAACAAGAATTGTCCCGCTATTACGAGAAATGGATAGAGCCCAATTTGGAAGTGAAACGAAGCAGTCCCCTTCATGATCAGCTGCTTCTTGGACAGAAATCCTTTCCGAAAATGCTCGGCTACTCCTCGGGCTATCGATTGGTGGAACACTTTTTAAAGAAGCAGGATTCTTCGACCCTTTCCCTCATAGGAGAACCGTCATCAGTATTTTTGCCATAG
- the fabF gene encoding beta-ketoacyl-ACP synthase II has product MNKKRVVVTGLGSVTPLGNDVESAWSNILAGKTGVGPLTRLNADEYPAKVAAELKDFNIEEFGVERKEARKMDRFTHYAIAASLMAVKDSKLDITDENAHRVGVWIGSGIGGMETFEQQYETFQKRGYRRVSPFFVPMIIPDMAAGQVSIMLGAKGFNSCTVTACATGTNSIGDAFKVIQRGDADVMVSGGAEAPITKMSVAGFCANTALSTNPDPEKASRPFDSNRDGFVMGEGAGIVVLEELEHALKRGATIYAEIVGYGCTGDAYHITAPAPAGEGGARAMKMALEDGGIRPEEMDYINAHGTSTPYNDKYETMAVKEVFGDHAYKLAMSSTKSMTGHLLGAAGGVEAIFTVLAMKDSVLPPTINIETPDPDCDLDYVANEARKQEVNVAMSNSLGFGGHNATIVFKKYQS; this is encoded by the coding sequence ATGAATAAAAAGCGTGTAGTGGTTACAGGATTAGGAAGCGTCACGCCTTTAGGTAATGATGTTGAATCGGCCTGGTCGAATATTTTGGCCGGAAAGACGGGGGTAGGGCCTTTAACGCGTTTAAACGCCGATGAGTATCCTGCCAAAGTAGCGGCAGAACTGAAAGACTTCAATATTGAAGAGTTCGGGGTGGAAAGAAAAGAAGCAAGGAAGATGGACCGCTTCACTCACTATGCGATTGCCGCATCGTTAATGGCAGTAAAAGATTCAAAACTTGATATCACAGACGAAAATGCACATCGCGTCGGCGTATGGATCGGTTCGGGTATCGGGGGAATGGAAACATTCGAACAACAATACGAAACCTTCCAAAAACGTGGGTATCGCCGGGTAAGCCCGTTCTTCGTGCCGATGATCATACCTGATATGGCAGCGGGACAAGTATCCATTATGCTCGGGGCCAAAGGGTTCAACTCTTGTACCGTAACGGCTTGTGCAACAGGTACAAACTCTATCGGTGACGCCTTTAAGGTCATTCAGCGCGGGGATGCGGATGTGATGGTTTCCGGTGGAGCAGAAGCACCAATCACGAAAATGTCCGTTGCTGGATTCTGTGCCAACACAGCCCTTTCCACCAATCCAGATCCCGAGAAAGCTTCAAGACCTTTTGATTCAAACCGTGACGGGTTCGTCATGGGAGAAGGAGCGGGAATCGTCGTTCTGGAAGAACTGGAGCATGCTTTAAAACGTGGAGCGACGATTTATGCAGAAATCGTCGGATACGGATGTACCGGAGATGCCTATCACATCACTGCCCCGGCACCGGCTGGAGAAGGCGGAGCAAGAGCAATGAAAATGGCACTTGAAGATGGCGGAATCCGTCCGGAAGAGATGGATTACATCAATGCCCACGGAACAAGTACCCCATATAATGATAAATACGAAACGATGGCCGTGAAGGAAGTGTTCGGGGACCATGCTTATAAACTGGCCATGAGCTCGACGAAATCAATGACGGGCCACCTTCTTGGGGCAGCAGGAGGAGTGGAAGCGATTTTCACTGTACTCGCGATGAAAGACAGTGTTCTTCCTCCTACCATTAATATTGAAACGCCGGACCCTGATTGTGATCTCGACTACGTAGCAAATGAAGCAAGAAAACAAGAAGTGAATGTAGCTATGAGTAATTCATTAGGATTTGGCGGTCACAATGCCACCATCGTATTTAAAAAATATCAAAGTTAA
- a CDS encoding beta-ketoacyl-ACP synthase III, which produces MNTGIIGIGRYLPEKILTNADLEKMVDTSDEWIRTRTGIEERRIANNETNTSDMAFEAAKKAIADAEVNPEDIDLIMVATVTPDHPFPSVACLLQERLGAKKAAAMDISAACAGFMYGMITAKQFIDNGAYKNVLVVGVEKLSKITDWEDRNTAVLFGDAAGAAVLGPVPDGKGILAFELGSDGSGAKHLYQDEKLIMNGREVFKFAVRQMGESSINVIEKAGLRKEDVDFLIPHQANIRIMEAARQRLELPVEKMSKTVNKYGNTSAASIPVSLVEDLEAGRVKENDVVVMVGFGGGLTWGAIIMRWGK; this is translated from the coding sequence ATGAATACAGGTATTATTGGAATTGGACGTTATCTTCCTGAAAAGATCTTAACGAACGCGGACCTTGAGAAAATGGTGGATACTTCGGATGAATGGATCCGGACGAGGACAGGCATTGAAGAAAGAAGAATAGCAAATAATGAAACAAATACATCTGATATGGCTTTCGAAGCCGCAAAGAAGGCAATTGCTGATGCGGAGGTCAATCCCGAGGACATCGACCTGATCATGGTTGCCACCGTTACCCCGGATCATCCATTCCCATCTGTTGCCTGCCTCCTTCAAGAGCGATTGGGAGCCAAGAAGGCGGCTGCAATGGATATCAGTGCCGCATGTGCGGGATTTATGTATGGAATGATTACAGCAAAGCAATTCATCGATAATGGTGCATATAAGAATGTCCTCGTGGTCGGTGTGGAGAAATTATCCAAAATCACTGACTGGGAGGATCGTAACACAGCCGTCCTATTTGGGGATGCTGCCGGTGCGGCGGTCCTTGGACCCGTTCCGGACGGCAAGGGAATCCTTGCTTTTGAATTAGGATCGGACGGATCAGGAGCGAAGCATTTGTATCAGGATGAAAAATTGATCATGAACGGTCGGGAAGTGTTTAAGTTCGCTGTTCGCCAAATGGGTGAATCCAGTATTAATGTGATTGAAAAGGCAGGTTTAAGGAAAGAGGACGTAGATTTCCTGATTCCTCACCAGGCCAATATCCGTATTATGGAAGCAGCCAGGCAGCGTCTTGAGCTGCCTGTGGAAAAAATGTCTAAGACCGTAAATAAATATGGGAATACATCAGCGGCTTCTATCCCGGTTTCTTTAGTGGAAGATCTTGAAGCGGGAAGAGTGAAAGAGAATGATGTTGTCGTCATGGTAGGATTCGGTGGCGGTTTAACTTGGGGCGCGATCATTATGCGCTGGGGTAAATAA
- a CDS encoding ComZ family protein, translating into MNQDKTMEFMQIAMKYFPQAKEQLDQAGVEFSPEMLQPFMTLFTQVMSEAYELGKQDALHRE; encoded by the coding sequence ATGAATCAGGACAAAACAATGGAGTTTATGCAGATTGCCATGAAGTATTTTCCTCAAGCGAAGGAACAGCTCGATCAAGCGGGAGTCGAGTTCTCTCCTGAAATGCTGCAGCCATTCATGACACTGTTCACACAGGTCATGAGTGAAGCCTATGAATTAGGCAAGCAGGATGCCTTACATAGAGAATAA
- a CDS encoding BMP family ABC transporter substrate-binding protein, whose protein sequence is MNKKWYTFFLIVFLVGLSGCSAGDSEEIEKVGLLVPEAVNDGVWGTKGYKGLLKIQSDYHADVFYKEGMKNDTSIKQAVEEFDDKDVTLVFGHGSEYVDVFNELSGEHPDMHFVSFNGHATEKNTTSLQFKGYAMGFFGGMTAAFHSKTNKIGVIAAFEWQPEVQGFIDGAKYQNSETEINVEYTNHWDDQERALKELDTLLNEDTDVVYPAGDGYNVAVIEKLKEKGLYAIGYVSDQSDLGESTVLTSTVQQADKLYEVVADKFAQDELKSGNLEFDFEDGVISMGKFSPLIPKDFQSEMKQHIKDYIDTGKLPNGKESKQ, encoded by the coding sequence ATGAATAAGAAATGGTACACGTTTTTCCTGATTGTATTCCTGGTTGGACTAAGTGGTTGTTCGGCAGGGGACAGCGAAGAGATAGAAAAGGTTGGTTTACTTGTTCCGGAAGCCGTGAATGATGGAGTATGGGGAACAAAAGGTTACAAAGGATTACTAAAAATACAATCCGATTATCATGCAGACGTGTTCTATAAAGAGGGAATGAAAAATGATACATCAATCAAGCAGGCAGTAGAGGAATTTGATGATAAGGATGTCACCTTAGTATTTGGACACGGAAGTGAGTATGTGGATGTCTTCAATGAATTATCAGGGGAACATCCCGATATGCATTTCGTCAGCTTTAACGGACATGCCACGGAGAAAAACACGACAAGCCTACAATTCAAGGGATACGCAATGGGCTTTTTCGGAGGAATGACAGCAGCCTTTCACTCTAAAACGAATAAGATCGGTGTGATTGCGGCTTTCGAGTGGCAGCCTGAAGTTCAAGGGTTTATAGATGGAGCGAAGTATCAAAACAGTGAGACGGAGATTAACGTAGAGTACACCAATCATTGGGACGACCAAGAGAGGGCCCTTAAAGAGTTGGACACTTTACTAAATGAGGATACCGATGTTGTGTATCCTGCAGGTGACGGCTATAATGTAGCTGTAATCGAAAAGCTTAAGGAAAAAGGACTCTATGCCATAGGGTACGTATCCGATCAATCCGATCTCGGGGAATCAACGGTCTTGACAAGCACTGTCCAGCAGGCTGATAAGTTGTATGAAGTAGTAGCAGATAAGTTCGCCCAAGATGAGCTAAAGTCAGGCAACCTGGAATTTGATTTTGAAGACGGTGTGATCTCAATGGGCAAATTCAGTCCGCTCATTCCGAAAGATTTTCAATCTGAAATGAAGCAACATATCAAGGACTATATTGATACCGGCAAATTGCCGAATGGAAAGGAATCGAAGCAATGA